A region of Myxococcus stipitatus DSM 14675 DNA encodes the following proteins:
- a CDS encoding tetratricopeptide repeat protein yields MHRPLVVLCVLLAVGCASQSRTLSRPAEPPPFLSPAEVMKRMEASAVAYQVEGRDSPPGGWADQLWPQRVAPRDAPRVKEENGERVVIDWPGNPPAVDALLDEAEPHFEARRYAEAAKLYEQATNTCPDCYLAWNFRGDAALFSGDAATALEHYRRAIHVNPNDHRSWFFQGNALARLGRFKEALDSWAWCLVLNPRYGVIRDMFRNNAGLGIAVLGEAIVPRGYAERVGEGVSVQFDPDHDPSWLAFANCKALWLGEPSHRQEMTGSSDERFSTLEEVECLGSALVVHGGRKEKAGTEHASDRSLERLTAITQDGMLTEAVLFEVGTRIHPQLVLTLDDDVRQRLKTYVLKHVLVPVPTAGGHDL; encoded by the coding sequence GTGCATCGCCCCCTCGTCGTCCTGTGTGTCCTGCTCGCGGTCGGATGTGCTTCGCAGTCCCGGACGTTGTCGCGCCCGGCCGAGCCGCCGCCCTTCCTCAGTCCAGCGGAGGTCATGAAGCGGATGGAGGCCTCGGCGGTGGCGTACCAGGTCGAGGGCCGGGACTCACCTCCGGGCGGGTGGGCGGACCAGCTGTGGCCGCAGCGCGTGGCGCCTCGTGATGCGCCGCGCGTGAAGGAGGAGAACGGCGAGCGCGTCGTCATCGACTGGCCGGGGAATCCTCCCGCGGTGGATGCGCTGCTGGATGAGGCCGAGCCGCACTTCGAGGCCCGGCGCTACGCGGAGGCCGCGAAGCTGTACGAGCAAGCCACGAACACCTGTCCGGACTGCTACCTCGCCTGGAACTTCCGAGGCGACGCCGCGCTCTTCTCGGGCGACGCGGCCACGGCGCTGGAGCACTACCGCCGCGCGATCCACGTCAACCCGAACGACCATCGCTCGTGGTTCTTCCAGGGCAACGCGCTCGCGCGACTGGGCCGCTTCAAGGAGGCCCTCGACTCGTGGGCCTGGTGCCTGGTGCTCAACCCCCGCTACGGCGTCATTCGCGACATGTTCCGCAACAACGCGGGCCTGGGAATCGCCGTCCTCGGTGAGGCCATCGTTCCGCGCGGCTACGCCGAGCGGGTGGGCGAGGGCGTCTCCGTCCAGTTCGACCCGGACCACGACCCGTCCTGGCTCGCGTTCGCCAACTGCAAGGCGCTGTGGCTGGGCGAGCCCTCTCACCGCCAGGAGATGACGGGCTCTTCCGATGAGCGCTTCTCGACGCTGGAGGAGGTGGAGTGTCTGGGCTCGGCCCTGGTCGTCCATGGTGGCCGGAAGGAGAAGGCCGGGACCGAGCACGCCTCGGACCGCAGCCTGGAGCGGCTGACCGCCATCACCCAGGATGGCATGCTGACGGAGGCGGTGCTCTTCGAGGTGGGCACTCGCATCCACCCCCAACTCGTCCTCACCCTCGACGACGACGTGCGCCAGCGGCTCAAGACCTACGTGCTCAAGCACGTCCTGGTGCCCGTCCCGACGGCGGGAGGCCATGACCTGTGA
- a CDS encoding energy transducer TonB — protein MFKSVIERQRAGRLGLGLWWSVAIHAGLFGAVLVISARPADVPPEAEFNGPLVLKLAPGPQVAKGYTAPAPAQAKQAVQPKPRKPRRDVIPTQIQPLPADPQPAQPDPVDTTSNTNNAPVGEPGEGVAGGHPDGDPNSNVISGTLITGLPSDFGAGTGEDVVPFGGGMTPPVLMEGPPLEYTDQARVARVEGTFIAKCVITREGLVRDCRVIKGLAHMNDETLNSLHHRRYTPVTFQGRATSVSYVFTLRFKLPR, from the coding sequence GTGTTCAAGTCAGTCATCGAGCGGCAGAGAGCTGGGCGTCTGGGCCTGGGGCTGTGGTGGTCCGTGGCCATCCACGCGGGACTGTTCGGTGCGGTGCTCGTCATCTCAGCCCGGCCCGCCGACGTGCCGCCGGAAGCGGAGTTCAACGGCCCCCTCGTCCTCAAGCTCGCACCGGGTCCGCAGGTGGCCAAGGGCTACACCGCGCCGGCCCCCGCGCAGGCGAAGCAGGCCGTGCAGCCCAAGCCGCGCAAGCCTCGGCGCGATGTCATCCCCACGCAGATCCAGCCGCTCCCCGCGGACCCGCAGCCCGCACAGCCCGACCCCGTCGACACCACGTCCAACACCAACAACGCGCCCGTCGGAGAGCCCGGTGAGGGTGTCGCGGGCGGCCACCCGGATGGCGACCCCAACAGCAACGTCATCAGCGGGACGCTCATCACGGGCTTGCCGAGCGACTTCGGCGCGGGCACCGGTGAGGACGTCGTCCCGTTCGGCGGAGGCATGACGCCGCCCGTGCTCATGGAAGGCCCGCCGCTCGAGTACACGGATCAGGCCCGCGTGGCGCGCGTGGAGGGGACGTTCATCGCCAAGTGCGTCATCACCCGCGAGGGACTCGTGCGCGACTGCCGCGTCATCAAGGGCCTGGCGCACATGAACGACGAGACGCTCAACTCCCTGCACCACCGGCGCTACACGCCGGTGACCTTCCAGGGACGGGCCACGAGCGTCTCGTACGTCTTCACGCTCCGCTTCAAGCTGCCTCGGTAG
- a CDS encoding response regulator transcription factor — translation MNSPTPPSSTRPTILIVEDDAHLRVGLRDNLLDEGYEVAEAPTARDAEPLLRQREFDLLILDVMLPGEDGYSFCRRLRSQGVKSLVMMLTARSLEDDIVRGFEAGAQDYLTKPYRLRELLARVGALVRRAGIAPAQVTTFGGYSLDMGRRTVTRPDGGTVELTRTEFDLLAYLLRHRERALPRGEILDAVWGRDVVVDPRTVDNFVSSLKKKLGWTSDSGFSIHTLRGVGYRMEVSSA, via the coding sequence ATGAACAGCCCCACCCCACCCTCCTCCACCCGTCCCACCATCCTCATCGTCGAGGACGATGCGCACCTGCGCGTCGGCCTCCGGGACAACCTGCTGGATGAGGGCTACGAAGTCGCAGAGGCCCCCACGGCGCGCGACGCGGAGCCGCTCCTGCGTCAGCGTGAGTTCGACCTGCTCATCCTCGACGTGATGCTCCCGGGCGAGGATGGCTACAGCTTCTGCCGCCGGCTGCGCTCGCAGGGCGTGAAGAGCCTGGTGATGATGCTCACCGCGCGCTCGCTCGAGGACGACATCGTCCGGGGCTTCGAGGCCGGAGCCCAGGACTACCTCACCAAGCCCTACCGGCTGCGCGAGCTGCTCGCGCGCGTGGGCGCGCTGGTGCGCAGGGCGGGCATCGCTCCGGCGCAGGTGACGACGTTCGGCGGCTACTCCCTCGACATGGGCCGCCGCACGGTGACCCGGCCCGACGGCGGCACCGTGGAGCTGACGCGCACGGAGTTCGACCTGCTGGCCTATCTGCTTCGCCACCGCGAGCGCGCGCTTCCTCGAGGAGAAATCCTGGACGCGGTGTGGGGACGCGACGTCGTGGTGGACCCGCGCACGGTGGACAACTTCGTCTCCAGCTTGAAGAAGAAGCTGGGCTGGACGAGCGACTCAGGCTTCTCCATCCACACGCTTCGCGGCGTCGGCTACCGGATGGAAGTCTCTTCGGCATGA